In Leifsonia sp. ZF2019, a genomic segment contains:
- a CDS encoding TetR/AcrR family transcriptional regulator: MSTDRRTRLTPDERRAQLVALGITLLAEEPLDALTIDILSERAGVSRALLFHYFGSKQGLHREVVRTARDSMLHATEPVPELPPLERLRDTLERIVRFVREHRGTFYSLVRGVASGDSEVRAVVEEAREEQAGRVVAAFLELGVPDTPLLRIALRSWVAFAEEALVESALGTDLSSDEIVGFLERSARGVVAAIPVPGRPD; the protein is encoded by the coding sequence ATGTCCACCGATCGGCGCACCCGGCTCACTCCGGACGAGCGTCGTGCCCAGCTGGTGGCGCTCGGCATCACCCTCCTGGCCGAAGAGCCGCTGGATGCGCTCACGATCGACATCCTCTCCGAGCGCGCCGGGGTCTCCCGGGCGCTCCTCTTCCACTACTTCGGCTCGAAGCAGGGCTTGCACCGGGAGGTCGTCCGCACCGCCCGCGACAGCATGCTGCACGCCACGGAACCGGTGCCAGAGCTGCCCCCGCTCGAGCGCCTCCGCGACACGCTCGAGCGCATCGTCCGGTTCGTGCGCGAGCACCGCGGCACGTTCTACTCGCTCGTGCGCGGCGTGGCGAGCGGCGACAGCGAGGTGCGCGCCGTCGTGGAGGAGGCGCGGGAGGAACAGGCCGGCCGCGTCGTCGCGGCCTTCCTCGAACTCGGCGTGCCCGACACTCCGCTGCTGCGCATCGCGCTGCGCTCGTGGGTGGCCTTCGCAGAGGAGGCCCTCGTCGAGAGCGCACTCGGCACCGACCTCTCGTCCGACGAGATCGTCGGCTTCCTGGAACGGAGCGCCCGCGGCGTGGTCGCGGCGATCCCGGTTCCCGGCCGGCCGGACTAG
- a CDS encoding TetR/AcrR family transcriptional regulator, with amino-acid sequence MPRTIDHDARKADLAQAVWRVIADRGLGAVSVRTVAAEAKVAVGSLRHLFPTRTELIEFSAELMVERVTDRIQALPRRADTREYALDVLAELLPLTADGRAELEVNIALIAEAPAVPGLARIRDIADQALSRACLHLVRLLRREAGTEGADAEGADADGDDTGADAADRERALGTDALRLHALVDGLALHLLVRDGSPEWALDILRAEVDRLAA; translated from the coding sequence ATGCCGCGCACGATCGACCACGACGCCCGCAAAGCCGACCTCGCCCAGGCCGTCTGGCGCGTCATCGCCGATCGGGGTCTCGGAGCGGTCTCGGTTCGCACCGTGGCCGCGGAGGCGAAGGTGGCGGTCGGGTCCCTCCGGCATCTGTTCCCGACGCGGACCGAGTTGATCGAGTTCTCCGCCGAGCTGATGGTCGAGCGCGTCACCGATCGCATCCAGGCCCTCCCGCGCCGCGCCGACACCCGGGAATACGCGCTCGACGTGCTCGCCGAGCTGCTTCCGCTGACGGCGGACGGCCGCGCCGAGCTGGAGGTCAACATCGCGCTCATCGCGGAAGCGCCCGCCGTGCCGGGCCTCGCCCGCATCCGCGACATCGCCGACCAGGCGCTGTCGCGGGCATGTCTCCACCTGGTTCGCCTCCTCCGCCGGGAAGCCGGGACCGAGGGTGCCGACGCCGAGGGTGCCGACGCCGATGGGGACGACACCGGTGCGGACGCCGCCGATCGCGAGCGCGCGCTCGGCACGGACGCGCTCCGCCTGCACGCTCTCGTCGACGGCCTCGCCCTCCACCTGCTCGTGCGCGACGGATCCCCGGAGTGGGCGCTGGACATCCTCCGCGCCGAGGTCGACCGCCTCGCCGCCTAG
- a CDS encoding DUF6230 family protein produces MRFRKFAGTHGGRIVLAAVPVAVVSTLLMAGVAQGAVPVSFAVSGSQFQISASKLEGSGFSQYAGVAPDTAGTDHQVAIANIKSATLADLCQSVVTDTPLGKVGMLITAGGGGSPASASDLQIGMTDLKGDSQFGNIRIGVDASAVNTAAKGTAGDFAQDADTVTISNLQQTAWSTQASVFTLTGMHVQLTDGSKGCF; encoded by the coding sequence ATGAGGTTTCGAAAGTTCGCCGGCACCCACGGGGGCCGCATCGTGCTCGCCGCCGTGCCCGTCGCCGTGGTGTCGACACTGCTGATGGCGGGAGTCGCGCAGGGAGCCGTGCCCGTGTCGTTCGCCGTCTCGGGCAGTCAATTCCAGATCTCCGCCTCGAAGCTGGAGGGCAGCGGATTCTCGCAGTACGCGGGCGTCGCGCCCGACACTGCGGGCACAGACCACCAGGTCGCGATCGCCAACATCAAGTCGGCGACACTGGCTGACCTCTGCCAGTCGGTCGTCACCGACACCCCGCTCGGCAAGGTCGGCATGCTCATCACCGCGGGCGGGGGCGGTTCGCCCGCCTCGGCCTCCGACCTCCAGATCGGCATGACCGACCTCAAGGGGGACTCGCAGTTCGGCAACATCCGGATCGGCGTCGACGCCTCCGCGGTCAACACGGCCGCCAAGGGCACCGCCGGCGACTTCGCACAGGACGCCGACACCGTCACGATCTCGAACCTGCAGCAGACGGCGTGGAGCACGCAGGCCTCCGTGTTCACCCTCACCGGAATGCACGTGCAGCTGACGGACGGTTCCAAGGGGTGCTTCTGA
- a CDS encoding DUF6114 domain-containing protein, with product MLLNATAAASDGRTAGVVRAPSGSRRARFRSWRRSRPFVGGLLTALGGIELFFSGQLDIGKIHVQLGIEGLQATIIPIVLVLLGVLAVAMPAHHVFYGVIALAVAVYSLVGVNLGGFFVGMLLASVGGVLTVAWMPKKTSTDAGDDER from the coding sequence GTGCTTCTGAACGCGACGGCCGCGGCGTCGGACGGCCGGACGGCGGGCGTCGTCCGCGCCCCCTCCGGCTCGCGGCGCGCACGGTTCCGCTCCTGGCGTCGCTCCCGTCCGTTCGTCGGCGGGCTGCTCACGGCGCTCGGCGGCATCGAGCTGTTCTTCTCCGGGCAGCTCGACATCGGCAAGATCCACGTGCAGCTTGGGATCGAGGGCCTCCAGGCGACGATCATCCCGATCGTGCTGGTGCTGCTCGGCGTCCTGGCCGTCGCGATGCCCGCCCACCACGTCTTCTACGGGGTCATCGCCCTCGCGGTCGCCGTGTACTCGCTCGTCGGCGTCAACCTCGGCGGGTTCTTCGTCGGGATGCTGCTGGCCAGCGTCGGAGGCGTGCTCACGGTGGCCTGGATGCCGAAGAAGACCTCGACCGACGCCGGAGACGACGAGCGATGA
- a CDS encoding J-domain-containing protein — MSDSREPAPQQGDARVDAVRYRLRREAQERGEEAEEANAGQPSMDQRAHVIENAIQQAIRRGDFDDLPGAGKPLPGLTGTHDPDWWIRRKIEREKLTGLGPPALTLRTEDREFAERLDRLGSERAVREHVEDFNRRVREARRQLQGGPPVVTATRDADAEVAAWAKRRAERLRVAEERRRAEAEAYAALSRRERRRLRRAR, encoded by the coding sequence ATGTCCGACTCCCGCGAGCCCGCGCCGCAGCAGGGGGATGCCCGCGTCGACGCCGTGCGCTACCGGCTCCGCAGGGAGGCGCAGGAGCGCGGCGAGGAGGCGGAGGAGGCGAACGCCGGTCAGCCGTCGATGGACCAGCGGGCGCACGTGATCGAGAACGCCATCCAGCAGGCCATCCGCCGTGGCGACTTCGACGACCTGCCCGGCGCGGGCAAGCCGCTGCCGGGCCTGACCGGCACGCACGATCCCGACTGGTGGATCCGCCGCAAGATCGAGCGCGAGAAGCTCACCGGCCTGGGGCCGCCCGCTCTCACGCTCCGCACGGAGGACAGGGAGTTCGCCGAGCGTCTGGATCGCCTCGGCTCCGAACGCGCCGTGCGCGAGCACGTCGAGGACTTCAACCGCCGGGTACGGGAGGCGCGCCGCCAGCTGCAGGGCGGCCCTCCCGTCGTCACCGCGACGCGGGATGCGGACGCGGAGGTCGCGGCGTGGGCGAAGCGCCGTGCCGAACGCCTCCGGGTCGCCGAGGAACGGCGCCGGGCGGAGGCGGAGGCGTATGCCGCGCTGAGCCGCCGCGAACGCCGCCGTCTGCGCCGCGCCCGCTGA
- a CDS encoding PLD nuclease N-terminal domain-containing protein — protein MLSGLAGWHTIMLLVWVVPLVLWVIALVQIALSRTTAAYVIAWIAIATLVPVIGAILWFTLGRTNAPANRSTGGAA, from the coding sequence ATGCTGAGCGGACTCGCGGGGTGGCACACGATCATGCTGCTGGTGTGGGTGGTCCCCCTCGTGCTCTGGGTGATCGCCCTCGTGCAGATCGCGCTGAGCCGCACCACCGCCGCGTATGTGATCGCGTGGATCGCGATCGCGACCCTCGTTCCCGTGATCGGCGCCATCCTGTGGTTCACGCTCGGCCGGACGAACGCGCCCGCCAACCGGTCGACGGGAGGCGCCGCATGA
- a CDS encoding DUF3592 domain-containing protein, translating into MSTVDPSYARAARQARRPGTTRVVVLLVVLFAGGVLMGWGWGGFALIGEDAEPPVGAVVGAVGGLILSVAGFAGWTATVLRRSDVGLGYGAAAELFGGGAGLMAVLQGTQNVVALGIAWALFVLGALFLVLGVSAAAARRRQDSRDERIMESGMLTTATVSDKGYDFFHESSRILTTVTFTFTDLQGTQRWVQKTVLIEQSAPIMEGQETRLWYDAANPGDTRSIVVELARANALRR; encoded by the coding sequence ATGAGCACCGTCGACCCGTCCTACGCCCGCGCCGCCCGCCAGGCGCGTCGCCCCGGCACGACGCGCGTCGTCGTCCTGCTGGTCGTGCTGTTCGCCGGCGGAGTGCTCATGGGATGGGGGTGGGGCGGCTTCGCCCTCATCGGCGAGGATGCCGAACCTCCCGTCGGCGCGGTGGTCGGAGCGGTCGGCGGCCTGATCCTCTCCGTCGCCGGATTCGCCGGCTGGACGGCGACGGTGCTGCGCCGGTCGGATGTCGGCCTCGGATACGGCGCCGCGGCGGAGCTGTTCGGTGGCGGCGCCGGTCTGATGGCCGTCCTCCAGGGCACGCAGAACGTCGTCGCCCTCGGGATCGCGTGGGCGCTGTTCGTGCTCGGCGCCCTCTTCCTCGTGCTCGGCGTCTCCGCCGCGGCCGCCCGCCGACGCCAGGACTCACGGGACGAGCGCATCATGGAGTCCGGAATGCTCACCACGGCGACCGTGAGCGACAAGGGCTACGACTTCTTCCACGAGAGCTCGCGCATCCTCACCACCGTCACGTTCACTTTCACCGACCTCCAGGGCACGCAGCGCTGGGTGCAGAAGACCGTGCTGATCGAGCAGTCCGCCCCGATCATGGAGGGGCAGGAGACCCGCCTCTGGTACGACGCGGCGAACCCGGGCGACACCCGCAGCATCGTGGTGGAGCTGGCGCGCGCGAACGCGCTGCGCCGCTGA
- a CDS encoding LPXTG cell wall anchor domain-containing protein, translating into MNSTKNTTWAARAAALGLSAVIAGGMALVASAPAQAAPATAEVHQQDIRSNEDTYPGWHQGYANAEDRAVVGANGLELTGESQILYGYTEQERLTGAQLESLVQAGGVSWKTSWNSAYFQLPLFYGDATAPKFTTLRPASPVEGTNTAALTDTWVTSTAITDADGAPLYAKNDSATLGDFLAALDVDTVQVLGFGVLTEAGTQADVDSVTFNGTTYSFVPTGTATVAGAATVGTTLTVSPAGFPEGSQFSYQWFASSGQSGSELSSTTDSYTVTDAEVGMSVGVIVTATLAGHTTAWVRSSTTGVVTAPQKPAAAAPVPNSDALPAYLAANGVTPGTPLSAGLPATLDPTKGYTASVEWTSADSFVDVYVYSTPILLGSFPVVDGKVQVTLSADVLAQLAAGSHTLVLVGQSSGGVQAVALSVAAVTTTAALAATGSDAAIPATIGGLLVLLGAAGVLVARRRRSAQA; encoded by the coding sequence GTGAATTCGACGAAGAACACCACCTGGGCCGCACGTGCTGCGGCCCTCGGTCTGAGTGCGGTCATCGCGGGCGGGATGGCGCTCGTCGCCTCCGCACCCGCACAGGCCGCCCCGGCGACCGCGGAGGTCCACCAGCAGGACATCCGGTCGAACGAGGACACCTACCCGGGCTGGCACCAGGGGTACGCGAACGCCGAAGACCGTGCGGTCGTGGGCGCCAACGGCCTCGAGCTGACCGGCGAGTCGCAGATCCTCTACGGCTACACCGAGCAGGAGCGTCTGACCGGGGCGCAGCTCGAGAGCCTCGTGCAGGCCGGGGGCGTCTCCTGGAAGACCTCGTGGAACTCCGCGTACTTCCAGCTCCCCCTCTTCTACGGGGATGCGACGGCGCCCAAGTTCACGACGCTGCGCCCGGCGTCGCCGGTCGAGGGCACCAACACCGCTGCGCTGACCGACACCTGGGTCACCAGCACGGCGATCACCGACGCCGATGGCGCGCCGCTCTACGCCAAGAACGACTCGGCCACCCTCGGCGACTTCCTCGCCGCGCTCGACGTCGACACCGTCCAGGTGCTCGGTTTCGGCGTGCTCACCGAGGCAGGCACGCAGGCGGACGTCGACTCCGTCACTTTCAACGGCACCACGTACTCGTTCGTCCCCACCGGCACCGCGACGGTCGCGGGTGCTGCGACCGTCGGCACGACGCTGACCGTGTCCCCGGCCGGGTTCCCGGAGGGTTCGCAGTTCTCGTACCAGTGGTTCGCCAGCTCGGGCCAGTCCGGCAGCGAACTCAGCAGCACGACGGACAGCTACACCGTCACCGACGCCGAGGTGGGCATGAGCGTCGGCGTCATCGTGACCGCGACGCTCGCCGGGCACACGACCGCGTGGGTCCGCAGCAGCACGACCGGCGTCGTCACCGCCCCGCAGAAGCCCGCCGCCGCGGCCCCGGTGCCGAACTCGGACGCGCTCCCGGCCTACCTCGCCGCGAACGGCGTCACGCCCGGCACTCCGCTCTCGGCGGGCCTGCCGGCGACGCTCGACCCGACGAAGGGATACACGGCCTCGGTCGAGTGGACCTCGGCGGACTCGTTCGTCGACGTCTACGTGTACTCGACCCCGATCCTCCTGGGTTCGTTCCCGGTCGTCGACGGTAAGGTCCAGGTCACGCTGAGCGCCGATGTGCTCGCTCAGCTGGCCGCCGGATCGCACACGCTCGTACTGGTCGGGCAGAGCTCGGGCGGCGTCCAGGCGGTCGCCCTGAGCGTCGCCGCCGTCACCACGACCGCCGCGCTCGCCGCGACGGGATCCGACGCCGCGATCCCGGCGACGATCGGTGGCCTCCTCGTCCTGCTCGGCGCCGCCGGTGTGCTGGTCGCGCGCCGTCGTCGCTCCGCGCAGGCGTAA
- a CDS encoding fatty acid desaturase family protein — protein MPTSTLGPIRPTRTRPEGRAPVTSTYNELLGEVRGAGLLERRRGFYAGVFAVLIVGLAGASAGFVLLGDSWFQLLIAAVLGVIFTQLAFLGHEASHRQVFASGPANDRAGRFIVTWLVGMSYQWWMTKHTRHHANPNVVGKDPDIARDTISFTTDDAARATGLLAAITRRQGHLFFPLLLLEGVNLHVTSIRSLVEVRKVDGRRRELVAIGTRLSVYVAIVFLMLPVGMAFAFLGVQLAVFGVYMGASFAPNHKGMPQLPAGARVDFLSKQVLTSRNIRGGWWMDLLMGGLNHQVEHHLFPSMPRPSLARARRMVRAHCATHGIPYTETGLVRSYRIVIDYLNRVGLSARDPFDCPMVTQFRRA, from the coding sequence ATGCCCACATCCACTCTCGGACCGATCCGTCCGACGCGCACGCGTCCTGAAGGCCGGGCCCCGGTCACCAGCACGTACAACGAACTGCTCGGGGAGGTCCGCGGAGCCGGTCTCCTGGAGCGCCGCCGCGGGTTCTACGCCGGGGTCTTCGCCGTGCTGATCGTCGGCCTGGCCGGCGCATCCGCCGGATTCGTCCTCCTCGGCGACTCCTGGTTCCAGCTGCTGATCGCCGCGGTCCTGGGGGTCATCTTCACGCAGCTCGCCTTCCTCGGTCACGAGGCATCCCACCGGCAGGTGTTCGCGTCCGGCCCGGCCAACGACCGCGCGGGCCGGTTCATCGTCACCTGGCTGGTGGGCATGAGCTACCAGTGGTGGATGACGAAGCACACCCGGCACCACGCCAACCCCAACGTCGTCGGCAAAGACCCGGACATCGCGCGCGACACGATCTCGTTCACGACGGACGACGCGGCCCGCGCCACCGGCCTGCTGGCGGCGATCACCCGCAGGCAGGGTCACTTGTTCTTCCCGCTGCTCCTGCTGGAAGGCGTCAACCTCCACGTCACCTCGATCCGCTCGCTCGTCGAGGTGCGCAAGGTCGACGGACGCCGGCGCGAACTCGTCGCGATCGGCACCCGTCTCTCCGTCTATGTGGCGATCGTCTTCCTCATGCTCCCGGTCGGGATGGCGTTCGCCTTCCTGGGCGTGCAGCTCGCCGTCTTCGGCGTCTACATGGGCGCGTCGTTCGCGCCGAACCACAAGGGCATGCCGCAACTGCCGGCCGGAGCCCGCGTCGACTTCCTCAGCAAGCAGGTGCTCACCTCCCGCAACATCCGCGGCGGCTGGTGGATGGACCTCCTCATGGGAGGTCTCAACCACCAGGTGGAGCACCACCTGTTCCCGAGTATGCCGCGGCCCAGCCTCGCCCGCGCTCGCCGGATGGTGCGCGCGCACTGCGCGACCCACGGCATCCCGTACACGGAGACCGGGCTGGTGCGGTCGTATCGGATCGTGATCGACTACCTGAACCGCGTCGGCCTCTCCGCACGTGACCCGTTCGATTGCCCGATGGTCACCCAGTTCCGCCGGGCCTGA
- a CDS encoding FAD-dependent monooxygenase: MGGPATVPDRYDAIVGGGGPTGMMLAAELRLHGVSVLVLERDAEPTEAVRALGLQPRSIELLDARGMLERFLEHGTPYPGAVGSFAGLTGPRPLRLDSAHAYLLGIPQPVTDRLLTERAAELGAEIRRGAELVGFAQDDDGVTVDLADGERLRASWLIGADGGRSRVRTLLGVGFPGEAAATEWLLGEVEVTASAEEIATVGAEVRKTHRGFGIGPAGDGRYRAVVPAASVAEDRSVLPTLEEFRTQLRAFAGTDFGVHSPRSLSRFTDATRLAERYRVGRVLLAGDAAHVHPPLGGQGLNLGIQDAVNLGWKLAAEIAGTAPKGLLDTYFTERHAVADDVLTLTRAQSVLIAAEPGPQAVRRVVEDLLSFDDVARFLAERISGTGIRYDVDGAGDGNAPELVGRRLRDIPLAGGGRLYEHLRTGRGLLLDPSGALSVTGWEDRVDLLVARSDELDASAILVRPDGHVVWIGSDQAGLEERLRRWFGEAE, from the coding sequence ATGGGCGGTCCGGCAACGGTTCCCGACAGATACGATGCGATCGTCGGCGGGGGTGGCCCGACGGGGATGATGCTGGCGGCGGAGCTGCGGCTCCACGGCGTGTCCGTGCTGGTCCTGGAGCGGGACGCCGAGCCGACGGAGGCGGTGCGGGCACTGGGTCTGCAGCCGCGGAGCATCGAGCTCCTGGATGCGCGGGGCATGCTGGAGCGGTTCCTCGAGCACGGGACGCCCTATCCCGGGGCCGTCGGCTCCTTCGCCGGGCTGACCGGCCCCCGTCCGCTGAGGCTCGACAGCGCTCACGCCTACCTCCTCGGCATCCCGCAACCGGTCACCGACCGGCTGCTGACCGAGCGCGCGGCCGAGCTGGGGGCGGAGATCCGCAGGGGCGCCGAGCTCGTCGGATTCGCGCAGGACGACGACGGCGTGACGGTCGACCTCGCGGACGGAGAGCGGCTGCGCGCGTCCTGGCTGATCGGCGCCGACGGCGGGCGCAGCAGGGTGCGCACGCTCCTGGGCGTCGGCTTTCCCGGCGAGGCGGCCGCGACCGAATGGCTGCTGGGCGAGGTGGAGGTCACGGCGTCGGCGGAGGAGATCGCGACCGTGGGGGCGGAGGTGCGGAAGACGCACCGCGGCTTCGGCATCGGGCCCGCCGGCGACGGACGCTACCGCGCCGTCGTACCCGCGGCCTCGGTCGCGGAAGACCGCTCCGTTCTGCCGACCCTGGAGGAGTTCCGCACGCAGCTCCGCGCCTTCGCGGGCACGGATTTCGGCGTGCATTCGCCGCGGTCGCTGTCGCGCTTCACCGACGCCACGCGGCTGGCGGAGCGGTATCGCGTCGGCCGGGTGCTGCTGGCGGGCGATGCGGCGCACGTCCACCCGCCGCTCGGCGGGCAGGGATTGAACCTGGGCATCCAGGACGCGGTCAACCTCGGCTGGAAGCTCGCCGCCGAGATCGCGGGCACTGCGCCGAAGGGACTGCTCGACACGTACTTCACGGAGCGGCACGCCGTCGCCGACGATGTCCTCACCCTCACCCGGGCGCAGAGCGTGCTGATCGCGGCCGAGCCGGGGCCGCAGGCCGTGCGCCGGGTCGTCGAGGACCTCCTCTCGTTCGACGACGTCGCCCGGTTCCTGGCCGAGCGGATCAGCGGCACGGGCATCCGCTACGACGTCGACGGCGCCGGTGACGGGAACGCGCCGGAGCTGGTGGGGCGCCGCCTGCGCGACATCCCGCTCGCGGGCGGCGGCCGGCTGTACGAGCACCTGCGCACCGGGCGCGGGCTGCTGCTCGACCCGTCGGGCGCGCTCTCCGTGACGGGGTGGGAGGATCGTGTCGACCTCCTCGTCGCGCGCAGCGACGAGCTCGATGCGTCGGCGATCCTGGTGCGGCCCGACGGTCATGTCGTCTGGATCGGAAGCGATCAGGCCGGGCTGGAGGAGCGGCTGCGCCGGTGGTTCGGCGAGGCGGAGTGA
- a CDS encoding C-terminal binding protein produces MTDAADRRPVAVYTDVEDTDPAPGIALLEAQGFEVRVLGTRDPAAIVAGAQDADALLPGYAAVTREMIAALPQLKVVALMSMGFDYVDVEAATEHGVWVTNVPGAATEEVATHALALLLASARQLPFYTASATPDRWNERAASPPPRLSEQTLGILGLGRIGREFARLAGPLFGRVLGYDPMLPDTPEIVADLRRLGIERTSLEQVRAASDALSLHMPLTPETTGMVDAGFLAAMPAGSRLINVSRGGLLDNAALVDALDRGHLAGAALDVLDREPPAAGHPLVGRDDVVLTPHIAYFSRFTEGEYVRVQAQNAVDAVREGAPEAPVNRV; encoded by the coding sequence ATGACTGACGCCGCCGACCGCCGCCCCGTCGCGGTCTACACCGACGTCGAGGACACCGACCCGGCTCCCGGCATCGCGCTGCTGGAGGCGCAGGGCTTCGAGGTGCGCGTGCTCGGCACCCGCGACCCCGCTGCGATCGTCGCGGGGGCGCAGGACGCGGACGCCCTCCTCCCCGGCTACGCCGCCGTCACCCGCGAGATGATCGCCGCCCTGCCGCAGCTGAAGGTCGTCGCCCTCATGTCGATGGGCTTCGACTACGTGGATGTGGAGGCCGCCACCGAGCACGGCGTCTGGGTGACGAACGTGCCCGGCGCCGCGACGGAGGAGGTTGCGACGCACGCGCTCGCGCTCCTCCTCGCGAGCGCGCGCCAGCTCCCGTTCTACACGGCCTCCGCGACACCGGACCGGTGGAACGAGCGCGCCGCCTCCCCGCCGCCGCGATTGAGCGAGCAGACCCTCGGCATCCTCGGCCTCGGGCGGATCGGCCGCGAGTTCGCCCGCCTCGCCGGCCCGCTCTTCGGCCGCGTGCTCGGCTACGATCCGATGCTGCCGGACACACCGGAGATCGTCGCCGACCTCCGCCGGCTCGGCATCGAGCGGACGAGCCTGGAGCAGGTGCGCGCCGCCTCCGACGCGCTGTCGCTGCACATGCCGTTGACCCCCGAGACGACGGGGATGGTCGACGCGGGGTTCCTCGCCGCGATGCCCGCCGGCTCCCGCCTGATCAACGTCTCCCGCGGCGGCCTCCTCGACAACGCCGCCCTGGTGGATGCGCTCGACCGTGGCCACCTGGCGGGCGCTGCGCTCGACGTGCTCGACCGGGAGCCGCCCGCCGCAGGGCATCCCCTCGTCGGGCGTGACGATGTGGTGCTGACTCCGCACATCGCGTACTTCTCGCGCTTCACCGAGGGGGAGTACGTGCGGGTGCAGGCGCAGAACGCGGTGGACGCGGTGCGCGAGGGAGCGCCGGAGGCGCCGGTCAACCGGGTGTGA
- the speB gene encoding agmatinase, with product MSTIPTSTPATSTPATPPVGPADASRTPRYAGLSTFARLPRLEDVPAVDLAVVGIPFDTGVSYRPGARFGPEHVRASSRLLRPYNPAQDFSGWEAVQVADAGDIAVNPFHIDEAVNQIAEAAGALGDRVRRILTIGGDHTIAYPLLKAVSAKHGPVAVLHFDAHLDTWDTYFDEPITHGTPFRRASEEGYLDRTASVHVGTRGPLYSKQDLEDDARLGFSIVSSEYIEEHGIPAALERIRTRVGDRPLYISIDIDVLDPAHAPGTGTPEAGGLTSRELLRILRGLTDLNIVGADVVEVAPAYDHAQVTGIAAAHVAYELMTAMAQVIVREGSAHPRGSADD from the coding sequence ATGAGCACGATCCCCACCAGCACCCCGGCCACCAGCACCCCGGCCACCCCGCCCGTCGGGCCGGCCGACGCCTCGAGGACCCCGCGGTACGCCGGGCTCTCGACCTTCGCCCGCCTCCCGCGGCTCGAGGACGTTCCCGCGGTGGACCTCGCGGTCGTCGGAATCCCGTTCGACACCGGCGTCAGCTACCGTCCCGGCGCCCGCTTCGGCCCGGAGCACGTGCGCGCCTCCAGCCGTCTGCTGCGGCCGTACAACCCGGCCCAGGACTTCTCGGGATGGGAGGCCGTGCAGGTCGCCGACGCCGGCGACATCGCGGTCAACCCGTTCCACATCGACGAGGCGGTGAACCAGATCGCGGAGGCCGCGGGCGCGCTCGGCGACCGGGTGCGGCGCATCCTCACGATCGGCGGCGACCACACCATCGCGTACCCGCTGCTCAAGGCCGTCAGCGCGAAGCACGGACCGGTGGCCGTGCTGCACTTCGACGCGCACCTCGACACCTGGGACACCTACTTCGACGAGCCGATCACGCACGGCACCCCCTTCCGGCGGGCGTCGGAGGAGGGCTACCTCGACCGCACCGCGTCCGTGCACGTCGGTACCCGCGGGCCGCTCTACAGCAAGCAGGACCTCGAGGACGACGCGCGTCTGGGCTTCTCGATCGTGTCGAGCGAGTACATCGAGGAGCACGGCATCCCCGCCGCCCTCGAGCGCATCCGCACGCGCGTCGGCGACCGTCCGCTCTACATCTCGATCGACATCGACGTGCTCGACCCGGCCCACGCTCCCGGAACCGGGACGCCGGAGGCCGGCGGCCTGACCAGCCGCGAGCTGCTGCGGATCCTGCGCGGCCTCACCGACCTGAACATCGTCGGCGCGGACGTGGTGGAGGTCGCTCCCGCCTACGACCACGCCCAGGTGACCGGCATCGCTGCTGCGCACGTCGCGTACGAGCTGATGACCGCGATGGCGCAGGTGATCGTGCGCGAGGGCAGCGCGCATCCCCGCGGGTCGGCCGATGACTGA